A genomic segment from Pseudosulfitobacter sp. DSM 107133 encodes:
- a CDS encoding 16S rRNA (uracil(1498)-N(3))-methyltransferase, translated as MNDAKIRLYVDAPLGQGQTVPLNRDQAHYLFGVMRQAVGGAVLLFNGRDGEWRAEIAQAGKRGGELACVAQTKPLQMPPDLWLMFAPIKKARTDFIVEKAAEMGAARILPVMTEFTNAGRIQRDRLQAHAVEAAEQCGGTYVPEVAEAHKLGRLLDGWDPARRILFCDEALAGDSPDLPVEPGPWAILIGPEGGFSDSERKRLRGLEFAHPVALGPRILRADTAAVAAMTLWQRALGDWT; from the coding sequence ATGAATGACGCAAAAATCCGCCTTTATGTAGACGCACCCTTGGGTCAGGGGCAAACGGTTCCTCTGAACCGCGATCAGGCGCATTATCTCTTTGGGGTGATGCGGCAGGCCGTGGGCGGTGCCGTTCTGCTGTTCAACGGGCGCGATGGCGAATGGCGCGCCGAGATTGCACAGGCCGGCAAGCGCGGCGGCGAGCTGGCCTGCGTGGCGCAGACGAAACCGTTGCAGATGCCGCCCGACCTGTGGCTGATGTTCGCCCCGATCAAAAAGGCGCGTACCGACTTTATCGTCGAAAAGGCCGCCGAGATGGGTGCGGCGCGTATTCTTCCGGTGATGACCGAATTTACCAACGCAGGCCGCATCCAGCGCGACCGCTTGCAAGCCCACGCGGTCGAAGCCGCCGAGCAATGCGGCGGCACCTATGTTCCCGAAGTGGCCGAGGCGCATAAGCTGGGGCGGCTGCTCGACGGCTGGGACCCCGCGCGCCGCATCCTGTTTTGCGACGAGGCGCTGGCGGGGGATTCGCCAGATTTGCCGGTGGAACCCGGACCCTGGGCGATCCTGATCGGACCAGAGGGCGGGTTTTCCGACAGCGAACGCAAGCGTTTGAGGGGGTTGGAATTTGCGCATCCGGTGGCCCTGGGGCCGCGGATTTTGCGGGCCGATACGGCGGCTGTGGCGGCCATGACGCTGTGGCAGCGGGCGTTGGGAGATTGGACATGA